In one Tenuifilum sp. 4138str genomic region, the following are encoded:
- a CDS encoding ATP-binding cassette domain-containing protein — MANNSNAMNELLVNSQVNLFAHIVLNGDASLQKLAEIYTEVLFTRLVNPRIGKKQKEELKLVIRNSKQTDSSIDVNKICNKLNRESSIQQRLLLLINLLEFGLFVQKNAILLSKSNSIAGKIKQIADELKISAETYSLCSSFVSGKLYEVHDRRNILIVKSVSPELEGFHFVKREQIDGYFVFVYFPDVSTIFFRYQGKENLQLNSKPIQPKAIYSFQSGSVISQNGKPLLYYGKVIGQFKGLSQHESITLNLKNVEFTYPRSNFGLHNLSLTATSGELVGILGGSGVGKSTFFNLLNGSLSPKRGKISLNGVSYREGLSKIQKLIGFVPQDDSLFENLTVFENLYYTARLALGNLTVEQTKELVNAKLAEFGLYHIRNLKVGSSLSRNISGGQRKRLNIVSEIIREPKLLLVDEPTSGLSSADSLRVMSLLKEQALSGRLVLVNIHQPSSEIYRLFDKILVLDQGGYMVYYGNPLEAVRYFKMHAGRIDADEVECSVCKNIKSDEIFDIIDEKQVDEFGQLTEIRKVKPIVWSSRFIPTDEGEITINPLPESKSVKADWVKQLEVFLTRLTLSKLRDIEFFIFAFVIPVLLAAVIALFSKYSFPNEQGGYTYIFYENYNIPIFFLTSIIASMFLGMIVTSDSVIKDANINKREAFLFLNRKAYYNSKVLFYFGLTILQTLIYTAISIYILKVKGMFLAIWVILILMGFFGNIAGLIVSTIFKSLSAAYLIVPFLVIPQIILSGITIPFDRMNHRLANTEVVPVIGVVSPSMWGMEALLVHQFKNNAYERYFFEIDMAESQSRIQSQYLIPKLFQLIQGCSQSDSINRHRLKNLIKSGLSQLNIDITELPMPNTVEFRKLEIMLHELQQKQQQNYSRIIRKKDQITTKLQSQFNSAEAFLEFKQMHTNRGVDDLTLARKNITAIQVVENRLVQTIDPVFKIPTNRWGRAHFLAPAKRIANQLFDTFIFNVAVLLVFLVGIYLILLFDILPKLSNSMVQLKLFKLVKGF, encoded by the coding sequence ATGGCCAACAATAGCAATGCTATGAACGAGCTTTTGGTAAATTCACAGGTTAACCTTTTTGCTCATATAGTGCTTAATGGCGATGCCAGCCTTCAAAAGCTTGCAGAAATTTACACTGAAGTTCTTTTCACTCGCCTTGTAAATCCCAGGATTGGGAAAAAGCAGAAAGAGGAGCTAAAACTGGTAATCAGGAATAGCAAGCAAACCGATAGTAGCATTGATGTTAATAAGATTTGTAACAAATTAAATAGGGAAAGTTCCATTCAGCAAAGGCTCTTACTACTTATTAATCTCCTTGAATTTGGATTGTTTGTTCAGAAAAATGCAATTCTACTATCAAAATCAAATAGCATTGCCGGTAAAATAAAGCAGATAGCCGATGAGCTAAAAATATCGGCTGAAACCTATAGCTTATGCAGCAGCTTTGTTTCGGGCAAACTTTACGAAGTACACGACCGGAGGAATATCCTAATAGTAAAGTCGGTAAGCCCTGAATTGGAAGGCTTTCATTTTGTAAAAAGGGAACAGATTGATGGGTATTTTGTATTTGTTTACTTTCCCGATGTTTCCACAATCTTTTTCCGTTACCAGGGAAAGGAAAACTTACAGCTAAACTCAAAGCCCATACAGCCAAAGGCAATTTACTCATTTCAGAGTGGGTCAGTTATTTCACAAAATGGCAAACCGCTTTTATACTATGGTAAGGTTATTGGCCAGTTTAAAGGATTATCCCAACATGAATCAATAACTTTGAACCTGAAAAATGTTGAGTTTACCTATCCCCGTTCGAACTTTGGATTACACAACTTGTCGCTAACTGCTACATCGGGTGAGTTAGTGGGAATATTGGGCGGGAGTGGGGTTGGAAAGTCAACTTTCTTTAACCTTCTCAATGGCTCATTGTCACCCAAAAGAGGTAAAATTTCTTTAAACGGTGTTAGCTATAGGGAGGGGTTATCGAAGATTCAAAAGTTAATAGGTTTTGTTCCTCAGGACGATTCGCTTTTTGAAAACCTAACCGTTTTTGAGAATTTATACTATACTGCACGGCTTGCCCTAGGTAATTTAACTGTTGAGCAAACCAAGGAGTTAGTGAATGCTAAGCTCGCTGAGTTTGGACTATACCATATCCGTAACCTAAAGGTTGGAAGTTCTCTATCGCGGAACATTAGTGGTGGACAGCGCAAAAGGCTGAATATAGTTTCCGAAATCATCAGGGAGCCAAAGTTGTTGCTTGTCGATGAGCCAACATCGGGCTTGTCATCGGCCGACTCGCTTAGAGTTATGTCGTTGCTCAAGGAGCAAGCGCTATCTGGAAGGTTAGTGCTTGTAAACATCCATCAACCCTCCAGTGAAATTTATAGGTTATTTGATAAGATATTGGTGCTTGACCAGGGCGGATATATGGTGTACTACGGTAATCCGCTTGAGGCTGTCCGTTACTTTAAGATGCATGCTGGCCGCATTGATGCCGATGAGGTGGAGTGCAGCGTTTGCAAGAACATAAAATCCGATGAGATTTTCGACATAATTGATGAGAAGCAGGTTGATGAATTTGGCCAGCTCACTGAAATCCGAAAAGTAAAGCCCATAGTTTGGAGCAGTCGCTTCATACCTACCGACGAAGGAGAAATCACCATAAATCCATTACCGGAAAGTAAATCAGTTAAAGCAGATTGGGTTAAGCAGCTTGAAGTATTTCTCACAAGGCTTACCCTTAGCAAGTTACGCGATATTGAATTTTTTATTTTCGCTTTTGTTATACCCGTTTTACTTGCTGCCGTTATAGCCCTTTTCAGCAAGTATTCGTTTCCGAATGAACAGGGGGGGTACACCTACATCTTTTACGAAAACTATAACATACCCATTTTCTTTCTTACCAGTATTATTGCGTCCATGTTCTTAGGTATGATAGTAACTTCCGATAGTGTTATTAAGGATGCCAATATCAATAAGCGCGAGGCCTTTCTTTTTCTGAACCGCAAAGCCTACTATAATTCAAAGGTGCTTTTTTACTTTGGCTTAACCATCCTTCAAACGCTAATATACACGGCAATATCTATTTATATCCTCAAGGTAAAGGGAATGTTTTTGGCTATTTGGGTGATACTGATTTTAATGGGATTTTTCGGGAATATTGCTGGCCTCATAGTTTCAACCATTTTCAAATCGTTATCGGCCGCCTATCTTATTGTTCCATTCCTGGTTATACCCCAGATTATCCTAAGCGGTATAACCATTCCTTTTGATAGGATGAACCATCGGTTAGCAAATACTGAGGTTGTGCCGGTAATTGGAGTAGTTTCTCCCTCCATGTGGGGAATGGAAGCCTTGCTTGTTCATCAGTTCAAGAATAATGCCTATGAGCGATATTTTTTTGAAATTGATATGGCCGAAAGCCAAAGCCGTATTCAATCGCAGTACCTAATTCCAAAACTTTTTCAGCTTATTCAGGGCTGTAGCCAGTCCGATAGCATTAACAGGCATAGGCTTAAAAATCTCATTAAAAGCGGTTTAAGTCAACTAAATATCGATATTACTGAATTACCAATGCCAAATACCGTTGAATTCCGTAAGCTTGAGATTATGCTCCATGAGCTTCAGCAAAAACAACAACAAAACTATTCGAGGATTATTAGAAAAAAGGATCAAATTACTACAAAGCTACAGAGCCAGTTCAACAGTGCGGAAGCCTTTTTAGAGTTTAAGCAAATGCATACCAATAGGGGAGTAGATGATTTGACTCTTGCCCGCAAGAATATAACAGCCATTCAGGTGGTTGAGAATAGGCTGGTTCAAACAATCGATCCGGTTTTTAAGATTCCCACGAATAGATGGGGTAGAGCACACTTCCTTGCTCCAGCTAAGCGCATAGCAAACCAGCTATTTGACACCTTCATTTTTAATGTTGCCGTGCTTCTTGTTTTTCTTGTAGGTATTTACCTCATCTTACTATTTGATATTTTACCAAAACTCTCCAATTCAATGGTTCAACTCAAGCTATTTAAGCTAGTAAAGGGTTTTTAG
- a CDS encoding dicarboxylate/amino acid:cation symporter, with product MLRKLPLYVKILIGMFLGLAFGILVITFGIQHFATDYIKPFGTIFLNLLKLIAMPLIFASLVSGVSGLSDVSRLSKLGIKTISFYIVTTIIAVTIGLVLVSVVRPGSYVSEAKRVELLEKYSFDLAKRQQAAEGITQQSPLQFLVDIVPENIVNAASNNTSMLQVIFFALLFGVALILVPHSKVAIVKDFVAGLNEVILKIVDIVMLFAPFGVFALMVTLLVDFVGTDLGSSVQLFTSLGLYALTVILGLLLIITLVYPTFLKLYAKVNFKKFFRAIFPAQLVAFSTSSSAATLPVTMEQVEKELNVPNEISSFVLPVGVTINMDGTSLYQAVATVFIAEVFGVELTLVQLLTILITATLASIGSAGVPGAGIVMLIIVLNSVGLPVEGLALILAIDRPLDMLRTTLNVTGDAMIATIIAKSEGKLGE from the coding sequence ATGCTTCGCAAATTACCCCTTTACGTCAAGATTTTGATAGGCATGTTCCTTGGCTTGGCATTTGGAATTTTGGTAATTACTTTTGGAATACAGCATTTTGCCACTGACTATATCAAGCCTTTTGGAACCATTTTCCTGAACCTGCTTAAGCTTATTGCCATGCCGCTAATATTTGCATCGTTGGTGAGTGGGGTTAGCGGCTTAAGCGATGTTAGTCGCTTGTCAAAGCTGGGAATAAAAACCATTTCATTTTACATTGTTACTACAATAATTGCTGTAACAATTGGGCTGGTTTTAGTGAGTGTTGTCCGCCCCGGAAGCTATGTTAGTGAAGCAAAAAGAGTTGAATTACTTGAAAAATACTCGTTCGATTTAGCCAAACGGCAACAAGCCGCCGAGGGAATCACACAGCAATCACCTCTGCAATTCCTCGTGGATATAGTTCCTGAGAACATTGTAAACGCAGCATCCAATAACACCTCCATGCTGCAGGTCATTTTCTTTGCCTTACTGTTTGGTGTTGCGTTAATTCTTGTTCCCCATTCAAAGGTGGCGATAGTAAAGGATTTTGTTGCGGGATTGAATGAGGTAATTCTCAAAATAGTGGATATTGTCATGCTTTTTGCCCCTTTTGGTGTGTTTGCATTAATGGTAACTCTTTTAGTCGATTTTGTAGGAACCGATTTAGGGTCATCGGTTCAACTTTTTACCTCGCTGGGGTTATACGCTCTAACCGTAATACTTGGATTGTTATTAATTATCACTTTGGTTTACCCCACATTTTTGAAGCTTTACGCTAAGGTCAACTTTAAAAAATTTTTTCGTGCCATTTTTCCTGCTCAGCTAGTGGCATTCTCTACCAGCTCGAGCGCCGCCACACTACCGGTTACCATGGAGCAGGTGGAGAAGGAATTGAATGTTCCCAATGAAATATCGAGTTTTGTATTGCCGGTAGGGGTTACCATAAACATGGATGGAACAAGTCTATACCAGGCTGTTGCAACAGTTTTCATTGCCGAGGTTTTTGGGGTTGAACTTACTTTAGTCCAACTTCTCACCATACTTATTACGGCAACTTTGGCATCAATTGGCTCAGCGGGTGTGCCCGGAGCGGGTATTGTAATGCTAATTATTGTTCTGAACTCTGTGGGCTTGCCAGTTGAGGGATTAGCCCTAATTCTTGCCATTGACCGTCCACTCGACATGCTTCGCACAACACTAAATGTAACCGGCGATGCAATGATTGCTACAATAATTGCTAAAAGCGAGGGGAAACTTGGTGAGTAG
- a CDS encoding FKBP-type peptidyl-prolyl cis-trans isomerase, which translates to MNVSKNKVVSISYELKVDGDLIDAAQADNPLVFLYGHGQLLPLFEDNIKDLAEGDSFEFMIPSKDGYGEVNDQAIVELPKEIFVIDGELQEDLLVIGNRLPMRDSEGNALDGTVVEVTDSSVVMDFNHPLAGKDLYFTGKVENIREATAEEINHGHVHGMGHGH; encoded by the coding sequence ATGAACGTTTCCAAAAACAAAGTTGTATCAATTAGCTATGAACTAAAGGTTGATGGCGATTTGATTGATGCTGCACAGGCAGATAATCCACTTGTATTCCTCTATGGGCATGGCCAGCTCTTGCCTCTTTTTGAGGATAATATTAAAGACCTCGCTGAAGGCGATTCCTTTGAATTTATGATTCCAAGCAAGGATGGTTACGGCGAGGTTAACGACCAGGCCATTGTTGAGCTACCCAAGGAGATTTTTGTTATTGATGGTGAACTCCAGGAAGATCTCCTGGTTATTGGCAACCGCTTACCCATGCGCGACTCCGAAGGAAATGCGCTTGATGGAACAGTGGTTGAAGTTACCGATAGCTCCGTGGTTATGGATTTTAACCACCCCCTAGCTGGAAAGGACCTTTACTTCACCGGTAAGGTTGAAAACATTCGCGAAGCTACTGCCGAAGAGATTAACCATGGTCATGTGCATGGAATGGGCCACGGCCACTAA
- a CDS encoding cold-shock protein → MKGKVKWFDAAKGYGFIQTEEGNDVFVHYTGIQREGFKRLDEGQDVSFEISEGKRGPQATNVVVLE, encoded by the coding sequence ATGAAAGGTAAAGTAAAATGGTTTGATGCAGCAAAAGGCTATGGCTTTATTCAAACCGAAGAAGGTAACGATGTATTCGTTCACTACACAGGAATTCAACGCGAAGGTTTTAAACGCTTAGATGAAGGTCAAGACGTTAGCTTCGAAATTTCTGAAGGCAAACGTGGTCCACAGGCCACAAATGTAGTTGTGTTAGAATAA
- a CDS encoding SDR family oxidoreductase, whose amino-acid sequence MNIVITGASQGIGYATAIELAQKGGNTILCIARNGHNLEKLQNEVAKINPASTVIPVVYDLTKLCQGTEDIGSIIRKHIDKVDILINNAGLLYAKRLTELTYEQISSMLEVNYLAPILLIKQLIPLMDAGSHVVNISSMGGFQGSVKFPGLSVYASSKAALASATENLAEEFKSTGIAFNCLALGATDTEMLRNAFPGYKAPLTAQEMASFIAYFAQNGNRFFNGKILPVSVSTP is encoded by the coding sequence ATGAACATAGTTATTACTGGCGCCTCGCAGGGCATAGGTTATGCAACTGCGATTGAACTAGCCCAAAAAGGAGGTAACACCATTCTCTGTATAGCCCGAAACGGGCATAACTTAGAAAAACTACAGAATGAGGTTGCGAAGATTAACCCAGCCTCAACCGTTATCCCTGTAGTTTACGACTTGACAAAACTCTGCCAAGGAACTGAGGATATTGGCTCAATCATAAGAAAGCATATCGACAAGGTTGATATTCTGATAAATAATGCAGGATTGCTTTATGCAAAACGCCTTACTGAGCTTACATACGAACAAATAAGCAGTATGTTAGAGGTTAATTACCTTGCCCCTATCCTTTTGATAAAACAGCTAATACCATTAATGGATGCTGGTAGCCACGTGGTAAACATTAGCAGTATGGGTGGATTTCAGGGAAGCGTTAAGTTTCCTGGCCTATCGGTTTATGCTTCATCAAAAGCAGCCCTAGCTTCCGCAACCGAGAACCTTGCCGAGGAGTTCAAAAGCACAGGTATTGCTTTTAACTGCTTAGCTCTAGGCGCTACCGATACCGAAATGCTTCGCAATGCTTTTCCTGGCTACAAGGCTCCCTTGACCGCTCAGGAAATGGCTAGCTTTATTGCATACTTTGCACAGAACGGGAATAGGTTCTTTAATGGGAAAATACTGCCTGTAAGCGTTAGTACACCGTAA
- the buk gene encoding butyrate kinase, with product MEEYKILAINPGSTSTKIAVFRNNKNVFLKNIKHSADDLAKFKTIADQFSFRKEIILEELKQAGIDVNKISAVVGRGGLLKPIESGVYEVNEQMKADLRNSIMGEHASNLGALIADDIAQSLPSAKAYIADPVVVDEMEDVARISGHPRFKRVSIFHALNQKAIARLHAKSIDKKYEELNLVIAHLGGGISVGAHRQGRVIDVNNALDGDGPFSPERAGTVPAGQLAKLCFSGEVTYDEVKKMLTGKGGLVAHAGTNDAYEIELKARAGDAKAKLLQDAMAYNIGKAIGSMAAVLKGKVDAIILTGGIAHNPDLVDYVKEMVGFIAPVAVYPGEDEMQALAMNGLMVLKGEVMPKEYK from the coding sequence ATGGAAGAATATAAAATACTGGCTATCAACCCCGGTTCCACGTCAACCAAAATTGCCGTATTCCGGAATAATAAAAACGTTTTCCTGAAAAACATTAAACACTCGGCCGACGATTTGGCAAAGTTTAAGACCATTGCCGACCAGTTTAGTTTCCGTAAGGAAATTATACTTGAGGAGTTGAAGCAGGCTGGTATTGATGTTAATAAAATATCGGCAGTAGTTGGTCGTGGTGGGCTGCTCAAACCTATTGAATCGGGGGTTTACGAGGTTAATGAGCAAATGAAAGCTGACTTACGCAATAGCATAATGGGCGAGCATGCCAGCAACCTTGGCGCTTTAATTGCCGACGATATTGCCCAATCGTTACCCTCTGCTAAGGCATACATTGCCGACCCGGTGGTGGTTGACGAGATGGAGGATGTTGCTCGCATTTCAGGCCATCCCCGTTTCAAAAGGGTATCTATCTTCCATGCCTTAAACCAGAAGGCCATTGCCCGTTTGCATGCTAAAAGTATCGATAAAAAGTACGAGGAGCTCAACCTTGTTATCGCACACCTTGGGGGAGGAATATCGGTTGGTGCACATCGTCAGGGTAGGGTAATTGATGTAAACAACGCCCTCGATGGCGATGGCCCTTTCTCGCCTGAGCGTGCTGGAACCGTACCCGCTGGTCAACTTGCAAAGCTTTGCTTTAGCGGTGAGGTAACCTACGATGAGGTAAAAAAGATGCTTACCGGTAAGGGCGGATTGGTTGCCCATGCCGGAACCAACGATGCATATGAAATTGAGCTAAAAGCTCGTGCCGGCGATGCTAAGGCTAAACTCCTTCAGGATGCTATGGCCTATAACATTGGTAAAGCTATTGGTTCCATGGCTGCAGTGCTGAAAGGTAAGGTTGATGCAATTATTCTTACCGGTGGTATTGCACACAATCCTGACCTGGTTGATTACGTTAAGGAGATGGTTGGGTTTATTGCACCAGTTGCTGTTTACCCTGGTGAAGATGAGATGCAAGCCCTTGCCATGAATGGGCTCATGGTGCTAAAAGGCGAGGTAATGCCAAAGGAGTATAAGTAA
- a CDS encoding bifunctional enoyl-CoA hydratase/phosphate acetyltransferase, translating into MRVEKLDQLFDILRSKPRKRLVAAYANDHHTIEAVSMAIDMGIVDATLVGDEATIKKVCGEHNIDFSKFRVVQEADEMKAARKAVELINKGEGDVLMKGLVSTDKYMRAILDKENGLLPPKAVLSHVTVVQVPTYHKLLIVGDVAIIPAPDLNQKIAITNYLIQTAHSLGIEMPKVALNAATEQMSAGMQACVDAAIISKMADRGQIKGAIVDGPLALDVAIDKESAQIKKVSGEVAGDADCILFPNIESGNVFFKACTKLAKGELGAMVMGAKVPCVLTSRGDSVQSKMYSIALAANAAK; encoded by the coding sequence ATGAGAGTAGAAAAACTTGATCAGCTATTCGATATTCTTCGTAGCAAACCCCGTAAACGACTGGTAGCAGCTTATGCTAACGACCATCACACCATTGAGGCTGTTAGCATGGCTATTGATATGGGTATTGTTGATGCCACCCTGGTGGGCGATGAGGCAACCATCAAGAAAGTTTGCGGCGAACACAATATCGATTTTTCAAAGTTCCGCGTTGTTCAGGAAGCCGATGAGATGAAAGCAGCCCGCAAAGCTGTTGAACTTATAAATAAGGGTGAAGGCGATGTACTGATGAAAGGTCTCGTTAGCACCGATAAGTACATGCGTGCCATTTTGGACAAGGAGAATGGCTTGCTACCTCCTAAGGCGGTGCTCAGCCACGTTACCGTTGTTCAGGTGCCCACATACCACAAGCTTCTTATAGTTGGCGACGTGGCAATCATTCCTGCTCCAGATTTGAACCAAAAGATAGCCATTACCAACTACCTCATCCAAACCGCCCATTCACTTGGCATTGAAATGCCAAAGGTAGCCCTCAATGCTGCAACTGAGCAAATGTCGGCAGGTATGCAGGCATGTGTTGATGCTGCTATTATCTCAAAAATGGCCGATAGGGGTCAGATAAAGGGTGCCATTGTTGATGGACCTCTTGCCCTTGATGTGGCAATCGATAAGGAATCGGCTCAGATTAAAAAGGTTTCAGGTGAGGTTGCCGGTGATGCCGATTGCATTCTTTTCCCCAATATTGAATCGGGTAATGTATTCTTTAAGGCCTGCACAAAGCTTGCTAAGGGCGAACTTGGGGCCATGGTTATGGGCGCTAAAGTGCCTTGCGTGCTAACTTCACGTGGCGATAGCGTACAATCAAAAATGTATTCAATCGCCCTTGCTGCCAACGCTGCAAAATAG
- a CDS encoding acetate/propionate family kinase: MIVLVLNCGSSSIKYQLLNMANYGQLLAKGIVERIGFTDAILTHKPEGKDRYEVVTSIPDHTTGINLILEALVNEKHGVIKSLNEITAVGHRVAHGGEFFTKSSLIDDFTKSEIEKCIELAPLHNPANLKGILSMEKLLPGVPQVAVFDTSFHQTMPKYAYLYAIPHDYYDKYKIRRYGFHGTSHKYVAQKACRILGVDFESQKIITCHLGNGASIAAIKHGKSVDTSMGFTPVEGLIMGTRSGDVDAGILLYLAEKENLSIKEVNDVINKKSGVLGISGLSSDMRDLENAAAQGNERAQLALDMYYYRVKKYVGAYAAAMDGVDLIIFTGGIGENDPILREKVSTAIDFMGIDFDTEANKGVRGEDKLLTKPSSKVKVMVITTNEELVIATDTANIVKELVK; encoded by the coding sequence ATGATTGTTCTCGTTCTGAACTGCGGAAGTTCATCCATTAAGTATCAGCTGCTAAACATGGCCAACTATGGTCAGTTACTAGCTAAGGGTATTGTTGAACGTATTGGTTTTACCGATGCTATTCTTACTCACAAACCTGAGGGTAAGGATAGGTACGAGGTGGTTACCAGCATCCCCGATCACACAACCGGTATAAATCTTATTCTTGAGGCGCTTGTTAACGAAAAACATGGCGTAATTAAGAGTTTAAATGAGATTACTGCTGTTGGTCACCGTGTGGCTCATGGTGGTGAATTTTTCACCAAGAGTAGCTTAATTGATGATTTCACCAAGAGTGAAATTGAAAAGTGTATAGAGCTTGCCCCCCTTCACAACCCTGCAAACCTTAAAGGGATTCTTTCCATGGAAAAGCTACTCCCGGGCGTTCCCCAGGTAGCTGTATTCGATACATCGTTCCATCAAACCATGCCCAAATATGCTTACCTCTACGCTATTCCTCATGACTACTACGATAAGTATAAAATCCGTAGGTATGGCTTTCACGGAACAAGCCATAAGTATGTAGCCCAAAAGGCATGTCGCATACTTGGTGTTGATTTCGAGAGCCAGAAAATCATTACCTGTCACCTGGGTAATGGCGCTTCAATAGCGGCAATAAAGCATGGTAAATCAGTTGATACCTCAATGGGCTTTACTCCAGTAGAAGGTCTAATAATGGGAACCCGCAGCGGTGATGTTGATGCAGGTATTTTACTTTACCTTGCTGAAAAGGAGAACTTAAGCATAAAAGAGGTTAATGACGTAATCAACAAGAAGAGTGGTGTGCTTGGTATATCGGGTTTATCGTCCGATATGAGAGACCTGGAAAATGCCGCTGCTCAGGGCAATGAGCGTGCTCAGCTTGCACTCGATATGTACTACTACCGCGTTAAAAAGTATGTTGGAGCTTACGCTGCTGCAATGGATGGTGTTGACCTAATCATTTTCACCGGTGGTATAGGCGAGAACGATCCAATTCTCCGCGAAAAGGTTTCAACCGCTATCGATTTCATGGGTATCGATTTTGATACCGAAGCCAATAAAGGTGTACGTGGTGAGGATAAACTACTTACCAAACCTAGTTCAAAGGTTAAAGTGATGGTAATCACCACCAACGAGGAACTTGTGATTGCCACCGATACTGCAAACATTGTAAAAGAACTTGTAAAGTAG